In Nicotiana tabacum cultivar K326 chromosome 11, ASM71507v2, whole genome shotgun sequence, a single window of DNA contains:
- the LOC107782145 gene encoding PLAT domain-containing protein 3 has protein sequence MAQVNHFWFYLFILFFSISISSISGSDEDCVFTVYVRTSKIIKGGTDSIISLTLYDANGYGIRIKNLEAWGGLMGPNYDYFERGNLDIFSGRGPCLTGPVCKMNLTSDGTGKGHGWYCNYVEVTVTGVHKECNQQNFEVEQWLATDASPYELTAIRDNCKKTKSDGKLSISGENLPVADTESIPDVALI, from the exons ATGGCTCAAGTCAACCATTTTTGGTTCTATCTCTTCATCCTCTTCTTCTCTATTTCCATCTCCTCCATTTCTGGATCA GATGAAGATTGTGTATTCACAGTTTATGTCCGAACGAGTAAAATAATAAAGGGCGGAACCGATTCGATCATCAGTTTGACTCTCTACGATGCAAACGGATATGGTATTAGAATCAAGAACCTCGAGGCATGGGGTGGGCTTATGGGCCCAAATTACGACTATTTCGAGAGAGGAAACTTGGACATCTTCAGTGGTCGAGGCCCATGTTTGACTGGGCCTGTCTGCAAAATGAACTTGACTTCCGACGGAACAGGCAAAGGCCACGGTTGGTACTGTAACTACGTGGAGGTCACCGTTACCGGAGTCCATAAAGAATGCAACCAACAGAATTTCGAAGTGGAACAGTGGCTTGCTACTGATGCGTCGCCTTATGAGCTGACGGCCATTAGAGACAACTGTAAGAAGACCAAGTCCGACGGGAAACTGTCCATCTCCGGCGAGAATTTGCCTGTTGCCGATACTGAATCCATTCCTGATGTCGCTCTAATTTAA